ACTAAAAAAGATTAACGTTGGTTGACTTGAACTAGACATATTTTTCTagacacatatgcatatacattatttatatgcatataaataatggccgctatccacgagcattaccaagcttggaaaagccaggatacataaaaaaaacctagGACGGCTTGGAGTGAGTAAAATATtccataattttaatttttgggtgaactattcctttaacagtcAAAGAGGGCTACTGTGAGTTAAGATGCAGCTTAGTATTTAATAACAGTTATatttaaacaagtttttttttaacaggaaatATTAAACCAGTGAGAATAATATCCAAGAATGAACTACTTCCACATGAATTTGAAAACATTAGcgatttaacatgtttttttacaacatgGGTGAGTGAGAAAATCAAAAGCAGGACAAGCTAACATGATAACAGGACGTACTAAAATTATTATGATGTATAGCgtataatattagtaattataCAACCACCAAAACGCGAGGCCACAGAGACCACTTTCTTTGCAGCTTATAGCactttaatagtaaataaacaaatttattgGGGAAAAATGGCTTTTGTGGTGAGTACAGTCAtgttaaatgaacataaatagTCAGTAAATAGTATATCTTGAGACATATGCAGTGCACTCATGTTATGCATTTCAGATTGAATTGATCTCATTTTTCGTTTTGGAGATTTTGCATTTGAATCCCTTTTTTGTGCATCTACGTTAACAAGATCCGGCGGAGAATTACCTCTTCCTTGTACAGGTGCGTACAGATCTGCCGATGGCTCTGGTTCAGGTCTCGGAGAAGACAGCGAATATCATTGCACGTGAGTCATGACCGTCAGCAGATGCTCTTCATCCTCTGATTCAGAAGAATCAGGAAATTGTAATAAAGCAGGTTGTGGCTGACTTTAAAACCCTGGCAGATGCGCTGGTGCAGGAAGTCATTAAACTCGACATTGAAAACGGCGATCGCCTGCTATTAGTTTCTCtctttgaataaagtttttgtatctttttgtACCTCCCGGGAATAGAAAAACTTCACAATTGTGAGGGAAAAAAGTCGTGATTTTACATTCAGAGTCACAATACCGACTGTTAATTGCGAGTTCATCCTGCAATTGACAAGCCACACCACACGTCATGttctcacacagtgaaaaatacattgtgggTCAAAGAGGGCATTACTgaatttacagtttttgcttCCCACTAATCACAAGACAATGTTAGATCTTtcgtgtttcatttttttagttCTTCTCGCTACTGTTGTGGTGTAGTAAATCGGCTTCACTCTTCAGAAACGTGCTTCTTGGGGGGCGTCACAATGAGACAACATCATTTTTAGAACGTTCTCCGTGGCATATAAAAGTTACGCGCAAATCTCGAGTCTCTTGTGAGTCTCTTACCGTGATTTCTTCTGATAGAGTGAACAGGACACCAcacaaaatgtagaaaaaactGTTCAAAGAAAAGCGTGAGGAATTTGAACAGTGGTACGGGAGGTTCAAAAGACACGAGGACTTCCTCAGCCTGACTGGAGAGGAGAGATTAGAGAGCAATCTAAGACCCAAATCAAATTTTGTGGGAAAAGGAGCCTATTGAAATGGAAGACTTTTAAAAAGCTTGTACTTCCATGTGAATACGGGCTCTTGGATTTGGATATACTTAAAAAGTGGCCTATAAGAAGTCTGCTTCTGGAAGAACAAGATGCAGAAACTACAAAAACGACATAATTAAGAGCCACATCGCTGCAAGATGTTTGAAGACATTGAGGCTGGGCTGTCTGAGACTGGTGAAGACCAGATATTTCTCATCTGAAGAGTGAAGCTCACCACTAGAAGGACAAGTCTAATTTACAAATGTGCCAGAAACAATGAGGTGACTGGAAACTCGTCCCAGATAATTAAACCTTGATGAGGTTGTGTTGCCCCCTTGAAGCATGTGGAAGAAAAACTGCAAGAGAAGAGCTCTTACTTCCCTATTCTCCCTTTAAATATGGTCTTTCTATATATACACGTTACATACAGTCATGTTTCTGTGTTTGGTCAGTATAACACAAAAATAGGTATTTATCGCCATCTTGTGTAAACAtagctttaatattattttcaacataTATGATGAACACTAAAACATTTCAGCGTTTAGCATTCCATCTTAAATAcagaatacataataaaaataataattattacacaataatctttattacacttttattatgtattctGTATCTAAGATAAACTTGGAATACACATTTTAGATCTTCTATCATTGCTGGTTCACATAAAGAACCAACCATCATGAACTTTtatcatataattttattatagtacattgtatatttaatgtagAGTTCCTTCAGTTCTTGTGTCTTAACCTGCCCTTATGCAAATTAAGGCCTAAATTCATAAGGACTGTGGCATTAAATGTTGTATACACTGCAATAAATCAATAAGATAATTTATTCAGTATGTTTTTTCAATACAAATAGACCTACTGAAACTAAAATTTACTTAAGATGCAAGTCTTTTCTTTTTGagaaatgtaatcaaattaagTATGCAAGAACAAACATCTATCAACAGGGTATAGAAAGCTGCCAGTGACAAATATCTGAAATTTTGCATctcaagtaaatatttattgattcaaGACCGGAAAACAACACACAATTATTAACAAAGAACTTTAGTTTTTGCAGTGTGATCAGAAGGTACAGTAAAAGTTATTTCCATATTCTATCAGTTGGAGGCAGatttactaaaatatgaaaaacaaacagaaataaaaagcatttggaGGTTGCTTTTCCAAATTTTGAAGTATTACGAATACAAGACATTCAAATTTAGAGACCATGTTGACGTATTGTGTTCTATTGAACTTAttgcttaaagaaatagttcacccaaaaaaatatataaattctgtcatcatttactcaccccaagtagttccaaatctgcatgaatttctttgttctgctgaataCAAAGGAAGGCTGTTTTAGGTCACCTTAGGACTCCCATCGTATTTTTCCtaatatggaagtcaatggtgacctgGTTCCAAACGCGttttcttcctttgtgttcgacattttgggtgaaatattcctttacatttttataacttGGTcttaaaaatttacaaaatttgCAGACACCCTGTattgaacaaaataaagcataatacCATACAATGCAAGATTAATGTTCCTTCCTTGCATTATCCGCATTATCTGGTTCAGTCTTGCGATGCGCATACGACAACTCGCCCACTTCCGTCCAAtgcttttctttgttctttttttccttttcttctccgcCATGACTATGGCAGCCACAACAGTGATGACCACCGTGATGGTGATGACCAGGACGGTAACCATCTCTGCCACGCAGAACTCCTCTTTCATCGTAGTTCCTTTGACTTTCGTCCAAATTCACGCAAGTGAGGTTGTCGTAGTCGTCCAGGAAGAGCCGCTTGACGTTACAGAGCTTCTGAAAGACTTCGCTGCAGATCGCAGTCGCAATTCCACGGGTTTCTTGGAGCATTATGTGAGTGCTGTACGTGTTGAGACTCAGGAAGGTCTTGAACTGAATCGTGGAGAGGTTGTTGTTGGTGAGGTCCAGTAACGCGAGGCTGGTCAATGGAGAAAGCGCCCGGACGCCCAAGTAGTGTATCTGATTGTGATGTAAATTCAAGACTTCAAGGTTTCGTAGCATGGAGAAGATGCCGTTATTGAGAACCGTTAAATTGTTGGAGTTGAGTTGTAGCTGGCGTAGGGTACTCATGGACCCAAACGCCCTCATCTTGATGGTCTCGATTGCATTATGGCTGAGGTTTAGTCTTTGGAGGGAGTCAAAGTGGACGAAACAGCTGCTGTCCAAGCTGGTCAATCGGTTCTCCGCCAGTGACAGATCTCGAAGGGAACTGAGACCCTGGGAAAATCCTTCGCCCAGGAATGAGATTCGGTTTCGCTCAGGTCCAACCTCAAGAGTCCTTCCAGAAGAGAGAACGCCCCGTTGGCCAGAGCAGCGATCACGTTGTCATTGAGGAGCAGGATGCGAAGTCTTCGTGTGCTGTGGAAGGCTCGGGGACGGATGGCGCTGAGGTGGTTGAGGGACAGGTCCAGCTGTTCGGTGAAGGGTGGGAGAGCGGCGGGCACGTGAGTAAAATTGCTGCTGGTGCAGTTGCTGATTTTGAGCTCCTCGTGGCAGGTGCAGTCGTAGAGGTGATGTTGTGGCTCGTGGAGATGGACTGGACCTTGAGCACCAATGGAAGCATGAATAACAGATGCATCCTGGAGCTTCTGAGAAGAAGCAAAGGAAGTTTGTGCAAAATTTAAGCTCGTAAGCTTTGCCAGTTCAATAAGCGTTTAAACACATGGCATATATGTGCATGATTACAAGTTATTACTTTCGTGGTACATATgataaaaaagactttaaattgtttaaaaaaattatatattatataacactgTTTACTTTTAGCATTCTACAGAGACTTGAAACTGCCTTAGGTCCCTAAAGTACATACAGATAAAACTAACAGGAGAACGTGAAAAACAgctgcattaaatatataacaactaTACAACTATACACATATGGATGTGTATAAGATAAAAGATACATAAAGTGGAACAAGGCACTCAGCAGACAGAATGAACCagtgaaataataaacaaaacaataataaaccagtaataaataataaagtaataaaccagtgattattattagcaattttATATGATCtaatatatatgattatttttttatacagcaACCTATTTAGAAAGataacattttaagtaaatgttataattaaaagaaaaggcTGGGGCATATACCATTTATATCACCGTATAATGCCAAATGAACAATCTATTGTGTCTCTATGCTAATTTTTGCCGTTATCTGCTTCCTTTCGATCATTATCAGATTGAATGTGGATCCAGCATGGTTTTATAGAGCTTTTACACACCGTTTTccagtatatactgtataaacaaaCCGTACAAACAAGACCGCTACAAGCCGTGCTTGATGTTTGCTTATAAGTGAGCAAACGGATGTAAAAAGCCTGTTATACAATTACAGGTCAAGGACGCTTTTAGTTGATGCTTAAACTTAACTAAGTAACACGCATACATGTTTATTTGcccaaaaataatactttaggTTAAAACGTATAGGTATGTATAATCACAAGCTGAGTAACCAGCACTTTcactaattcattttaaatagtgcaaatatttatacgacttaaagtacagctactctCAATAATACATATGTGATAATAAACAGGAATGGTTTGCTTACAACACAGAATGTCTACAATGTCTACCTTTTCAATCATGTATCGTGATACCCATCGCTTCAGGACACAGATCTTATCGTGAAAAACCTTGCAAAACTTAAAGTCAGCTTCCCAGTCAAAGTAAGCATAAATAAGCCTTACTTGAGTGCGGCGTCTGTCATCGGAGGAGCAGCCGCAGGTGGGGAGCGTGTTCATGTGTCTGTGCAGCAGACGCTGTGTGTTTGCAGCCGGGAGGGAAACGCTATTGTACAGGGGCAGCTGTTGgcacagaagagagaaagagaaagagcaaaGTGATTAATATTTCACGCCGGCAGCGGAGGGCACAGGCACGATGAGGGGTTGTAAACTGCAACACAATTCTGAATTTGACACTTACAGTATCGGTgacaattatgcaaataaatacgTTTGATGGGGACTATAAGATAAGTTAGCAGATTGGctactttttttaagttttaatatccTTACAAGGGTTCCTGGTCATGGGATAACTGGATGCACTGGATGCTCACATTGCATTATGGGAGATTCTCCTTTTCATGCATTCTAAAAATCGGACTCATAATCTTTCTCGTGATTGGAAAAAAATCCCATCTAGCTCTGAGCGCAGTTTCTCCTTCCGCCAGCTATACATCCCGTCCATCTACACACAAGCGACAGATCTAATGAAACGAAGAGCAAAGGTTAAAACCAGCTTATTTCTCTTTATGTTTGCGGTATTGCTAGAGAGATAAAACCCCTGTTGAGCTCTCATTCCGTCTTCACATCGGAAAAGGGATGGAGGAATACAGAAAGCGGGATTAGAGCCCAAGCCGCTTTATTCTGCGCTATTTCACTTGGCGGAGCATAAACAGCGGACGATGCACAGATAATGCAGATGTACAATAcgtgtgtaaatgtttaaaaagtgtaCCTTATTAAATACGTACACTTTCGGGTATGGATCCGGTCTTGGGGAGATTCGCGTAACTCGTCCTCCCCATTCCTTCAGGTGGGCCGCCTCTGTTCACCCGAACCCCTCAGATCATGTATCCGTGCAGGTATCTGCGGAAGGAGGGTTGAGTTTCATCCAGGACCTCTGATATAAACTACAGCTCTGACCTAAAAAGAGCCTTGTATCAAAGGAACTGTTGAGCCGTTCGCCGGATTTGGCTTCGTAAAGTATCTAGCATTGActtttcacattaaataaataacgcaGAAGAAATTAttgttatgtaaatgttttaatggttaCACTTATCATATTTGCAATTGCTTTGGCTCAATTctcagatgctttttttttctctctaaataaGTTCAGATCTCTGTACAATTAGTTTCTCTTCACAACTTCGCGTCcatttttcattgttcattgACATCGCCATTTTTTGTAATGTCTGCTAAATTGGCAAATGAcctgtttttgtgtatttgtgggaacataaaaaatatgaaatgtacagtaatcGGACAGGCAGGATTTCACTTTACATGTAATACATtcgtacaaaaataaatgtaatgcatgaatacaaatgttctttttctgttctgttttcaaCAAATATCTACTTTTAGATAACCTTCATTTCCACAGTTCCactaaacattttgaccagTGTGGGtcacacaatgacaaaaacactttatgTTTTGGTGGCCTTGGCCGAATTACTGATATCTAAGTTTTGAAgcattaatgaaatgttttggatGAGTAACTACACTTTGCAGACGTGCAATGAAGTTCCAGCAAACAGTTGTGGCGTTTGCTCTCACAGCTTAGAGAGAACGTTAAGTGtgtttgaaaaatgtgccaaaGAAATTAAGTGAATGTAACATGAATAATATTACGAGTGTAATAATAAGGCAAAAGAGTTCACATTCTTTTCAAACAGTAGAtaaacagatagacagatagatagatagacagacataccagaaagatagacagacagacaaacagacagacatgaagacagacagacggacagatagatagatagatagatagatagatagatagatagatagatagatagatagatagatagatagatagatagacagaagcAGGTTACTCACAGCTGAAGATGATTTCAGGATGCAGTGTAGAGCGTGAGACGGTCATTCTTCACTCACGAGTGATTTGTGCCGTTTGCTGGGATTATGACAGTTTATGGTCAAGATTCTTCATCTCACAGTAAAACACAGCAGGGATGAAAGTGAGCGAGAGTGACTCTAATCCTCCGCCGGGATTCACGGGATTACAGGATGTTCAAT
This window of the Puntigrus tetrazona isolate hp1 chromosome 22, ASM1883169v1, whole genome shotgun sequence genome carries:
- the LOC122328175 gene encoding LOW QUALITY PROTEIN: reticulon-4 receptor-like 2 (The sequence of the model RefSeq protein was modified relative to this genomic sequence to represent the inferred CDS: inserted 4 bases in 3 codons; deleted 1 base in 1 codon), coding for MGRTSYANLPKTGSIPESLPLYNSVSLPAANTQRLLHRHMNTLPTCGCSSDDRRRTQKLQDASVIHASIGAQGPVHLHEPQHHLYDCTCHEELKISNCTSSNFTHVPAALPPFTEQLDLSLNHLSAIRPRAFHSTRRLRILLLNDNVIAALANGAFSLLEGLLRLDLSXNRISFLGEGFSQGLSSLRDLSLAENRLTSLDSSCFVHFDSLQRLNLSHNAIETIKMRAFGSMSTLRQLQLNSNNLTVLNNGIFSMLRNLEVLNLHHNQIHYLGVRALSPLTSLALLDLTNNNLSTIQFKTFLSLNTYSTHIMLQXNPWNCDCDLQRVFQKLCNVKRLFLDDYDNLTCVNLDESQRNYXMKEEFCVAEMVTVLVITITVVITVVAAIVMAEKKRKKRTKKSIGRKWASCRMRIARLNQIMRIMQGRNINLALYG